In the Parasteatoda tepidariorum isolate YZ-2023 chromosome 3, CAS_Ptep_4.0, whole genome shotgun sequence genome, one interval contains:
- the LOC107452103 gene encoding stomatin-1 isoform X1: MVTEKEFCSIFDYSSPFKYGAAHIKKKSFNQEYRSVFSYQAITISDEDFEIDRKEKWTSLIVRYTITCILYMLAVLLFPISVFICLKKIHALERLVLLRLGKLQPVRGPGFAIILPCIDKWVKVDLKPKGFTISLSQSLTADRAIVEVKSDIEYRISDVINYVMKLRQQESTLKDLSQFCLGNIISEKDQDDLELKREIINFSFKNELNRSALKWGLEIINVNLHSIKVLKAAEPIDAIGTLMTALKAATGQSSDASPPMFPFIPNTTATENNSDISEAESATSASSSHQDISNSDDILDILKCVTNNVYQEGKLTNLIAKFQLDILGDSVRKVYLCFDKDNFSIFEDDNCTIVCDVYIELTEHVLREFLNGKLSPLNAYMDGKVTVTGDWKLLKYLALIFQ, translated from the exons ATGGTGACAGAAAAAGAATTCTGCTCAATCTTTGATTATTCTTCTCCATTTAAATATGGTGCTGCACACATTAAAAAGAAGTCATTTAACCAAGAATACAGATCAGTATTTTCCTACCAGGCAATTACAATATCAGATGAGGATTTTG AAATTGATCGTAAAGAGAAATGGACATCTCTGATTGTAAGATATACGATTACTTGCATTCTGTATATGTTGGCAGTCTTACTGTTtccaatttcagtttttatatgcttaaaa aaaattcatgCTCTGGAGAGGCTAGTTTTGTTACGACTCGGAAAGTTACAACCAGTGAGAGGGCCAG gATTTGCAATTATTCTACCCTGCATTGATAAATGGGTTAAAGTTGATTTAAAACCAAAAGGCTTCACCATTTCACTATCTCAG TCTCTAACAGCTGATAGAGCAATTGTGGAGGTGAAATCAGATATTGAATATCGTATATCAGATGTCATTAATTATGTTATGAAACTTCGTCAGCAGGAAAGCACCTTAAAGGATTTGAGCCAATTTTGCCTTGGAAATATAATATCTGAGAAAGACCAAGATGATCTTGAACTTAAgagagaaattataaattttagtttcaag aatgaacTTAATCGCAGTGCTTTAAAGTGGGGATTGGAGATAATAAATGTTAAcct ccattctattaaagttttaaaggcTGCTGAACCAATTGATGCCATTGGAACTTTGATGACAGCTTTAAAGGCAGCTACAGGGCAATCTTCTGATGCATCACCTCCTATGTTTCCTTTTATACCAAACACAACGGCAACAGAAA ataactcTGACATTTCTGAAGCAGAATCTGCTACTTCTGCATCAAGTTCCCATCAAGACATATCTAATTCAGATGAtattcttgatattttaaaatgtgtaaccAATAATGTGTATCAAGAAGGAAAACTGACCAATTTGATAGCCAAATTTCAGCTCGATATTCTTGGTGACTCTGTTAGAAAAGTCTATCTTTGTTTTGATAAAG aCAATTTCTCCATCTTTGAAGATGATAACTGTACAATTGTATGTGATGTCTACATTGAGCTAACTGAACATGTTTTAAGAGAATTTCTTAATGGAAAACTCTCTCCTCTAAATGCTTATATGGATGGTAAAGTTACAGTTACAGGTGACTGGAAGTTGTTGAAATACTTagctttaatatttcaataa
- the LOC107452103 gene encoding stomatin-like protein 1 isoform X2, protein MVLHTLKRSHLTKNTDQYFPTRQLQYQMRILKIHALERLVLLRLGKLQPVRGPGFAIILPCIDKWVKVDLKPKGFTISLSQSLTADRAIVEVKSDIEYRISDVINYVMKLRQQESTLKDLSQFCLGNIISEKDQDDLELKREIINFSFKNELNRSALKWGLEIINVNLHSIKVLKAAEPIDAIGTLMTALKAATGQSSDASPPMFPFIPNTTATENNSDISEAESATSASSSHQDISNSDDILDILKCVTNNVYQEGKLTNLIAKFQLDILGDSVRKVYLCFDKDNFSIFEDDNCTIVCDVYIELTEHVLREFLNGKLSPLNAYMDGKVTVTGDWKLLKYLALIFQ, encoded by the exons ATGGTGCTGCACACATTAAAAAGAAGTCATTTAACCAAGAATACAGATCAGTATTTTCCTACCAGGCAATTACAATATCAGATGAGGATTTTG aaaattcatgCTCTGGAGAGGCTAGTTTTGTTACGACTCGGAAAGTTACAACCAGTGAGAGGGCCAG gATTTGCAATTATTCTACCCTGCATTGATAAATGGGTTAAAGTTGATTTAAAACCAAAAGGCTTCACCATTTCACTATCTCAG TCTCTAACAGCTGATAGAGCAATTGTGGAGGTGAAATCAGATATTGAATATCGTATATCAGATGTCATTAATTATGTTATGAAACTTCGTCAGCAGGAAAGCACCTTAAAGGATTTGAGCCAATTTTGCCTTGGAAATATAATATCTGAGAAAGACCAAGATGATCTTGAACTTAAgagagaaattataaattttagtttcaag aatgaacTTAATCGCAGTGCTTTAAAGTGGGGATTGGAGATAATAAATGTTAAcct ccattctattaaagttttaaaggcTGCTGAACCAATTGATGCCATTGGAACTTTGATGACAGCTTTAAAGGCAGCTACAGGGCAATCTTCTGATGCATCACCTCCTATGTTTCCTTTTATACCAAACACAACGGCAACAGAAA ataactcTGACATTTCTGAAGCAGAATCTGCTACTTCTGCATCAAGTTCCCATCAAGACATATCTAATTCAGATGAtattcttgatattttaaaatgtgtaaccAATAATGTGTATCAAGAAGGAAAACTGACCAATTTGATAGCCAAATTTCAGCTCGATATTCTTGGTGACTCTGTTAGAAAAGTCTATCTTTGTTTTGATAAAG aCAATTTCTCCATCTTTGAAGATGATAACTGTACAATTGTATGTGATGTCTACATTGAGCTAACTGAACATGTTTTAAGAGAATTTCTTAATGGAAAACTCTCTCCTCTAAATGCTTATATGGATGGTAAAGTTACAGTTACAGGTGACTGGAAGTTGTTGAAATACTTagctttaatatttcaataa